From a single Microcoleus sp. FACHB-672 genomic region:
- a CDS encoding rhomboid family intramembrane serine protease: MIPISDNLPNRRFPLVTYWLIGFTIALFFWELKLEAAGTLSEFLPSWGIVPAQLHTVAKAAIAERNPAAWFILLFMSSRSLICGIFLHGSFSQILGNLLFLWVFGKRVEETLGHGRFLGFYLMCGVLTGIVQILIEPALSGPLVGANGAIAGVLGAYLLKFPKAKIDSILPLAVVFIPMEIPALLYPIWWFLQQLFYSIGSLVVAGGVNAQGIGYWAHGIGLIIGVGLLQIMKPRLSQIASD, from the coding sequence ATGATTCCGATTTCTGATAATCTTCCGAACCGCCGATTTCCACTTGTTACTTACTGGCTGATTGGTTTCACGATTGCTTTATTTTTTTGGGAACTGAAACTAGAAGCCGCAGGAACTTTGAGCGAGTTTCTGCCCAGTTGGGGAATCGTGCCGGCACAGCTGCACACCGTAGCAAAAGCAGCGATAGCAGAGAGAAACCCCGCTGCCTGGTTCATCTTGCTATTTATGTCTTCCCGTTCCCTAATCTGTGGAATTTTTCTCCACGGTAGCTTTAGTCAAATATTAGGAAATTTACTGTTTTTGTGGGTATTTGGTAAAAGAGTAGAAGAGACTTTAGGACATGGGCGGTTTCTGGGATTTTATCTAATGTGTGGAGTTTTAACCGGCATTGTGCAAATTTTGATAGAGCCGGCCCTCTCCGGGCCTTTAGTAGGGGCAAATGGAGCGATTGCCGGAGTTTTAGGTGCTTACCTTCTGAAGTTTCCCAAGGCAAAAATTGACAGTATTTTGCCGCTAGCTGTTGTATTTATTCCAATGGAAATTCCTGCTCTTTTATACCCAATCTGGTGGTTCCTTCAACAGCTATTTTATAGCATTGGCTCATTGGTCGTTGCTGGGGGTGTGAACGCGCAAGGAATCGGTTACTGGGCGCATGGAATCGGTTTAATCATCGGTGTTGGCTTGTTACAAATTATGAAGCCACGTCTATCACAAATAGCCAGTGATTAA